TTAGTATCGtaatgcctaagcaaaatatatatatgtattatatacacacacgtgtgtgtgtttatatatatatatgtatgtatgtatgcacataaagatGAACATTACACTTACAAAATACTTTCCAAacatgatatttttaaaatcaataaaactgaaAGTCATTGAACAAAGTGACATTTTTAACACTAATTTTCGTTttttaatgtgtattatatatgtgtatgtagcatATAAGTCTATCGTTCTTTGCTAAGTAGCCATTCAGATTGAGACTTACAAAATGTGATATCTAGAGCCATAGAAGCCCTTAAACTCAATACCACCCATGACATGAACTCAGAATTGATGGTGGTGTGAAGAATATGGAGGTTTACTTTTTGACTATAGTTTAAATATacagcagtaatatattttatagagtGTTTGTTTGCTGTTTGTTTATTAATAGTCTTAATGAAATCTcactatatattatgtgtgtgtgtgtgtatatatatatatatatatatatatatatatatgtgtgtgtgtatatgttggttgGATATTCATTGATTGTGAGGCTGGGAAAACCACTATTCAAAGAAGTgcttaatacatatttatgtggagtaaatatgtttatttgcTATTGACCCTATGGAGAGCtctttcatttcagttatttgttcaatcatatatatatatatatatatatatatatatatatacacacacacacatatatatatacacagaaggagaAAACATTCGATAagtgtatcaccatcatcatttaacgtccgctttccatgctaacatgggttggatgagttgACTGAggaaaatcgtccaacccatgctagcatagaaagcggacgttaaacgatgatgatgatatttcttcAATGCTGATAATTCACATCACCAGTCAGAGTTTCCCATTACATGGGATCCTTTGTTTGAAGGTATTCAACGTGGCAACAAACTCTTAGTAGCAACAGTATATTATAAGGTTTGAACAAATATATGTAGTAGACTTGAGATTACTCTGTTGCTTCTCAGTTTTGTGTTAACTGCTGCTGCTTATATAACTAATTTAAAATAGACAAAattaagtttatttatatatacataaactattgATGGCTAGGCAGTTATTGGGTAAAAAGAAATACactgcatacacttacatacaggGTTTCTCAGTGTTATGGATTAAAGTTCTGATTGTATGCAGCAATCTTTAACGTGTAAGACAATGTAATTTTGGTGAGTTTAATCCACCAGTTTTCAAAAGGTAAAAACACAAGTGCTAAGTtgtatacaaacatttattttgagtgaataaaaaaattaaaaaaacgaaaatatatagTCACAAAATGAtagaatcttttttttcttcgtcttGTTAAGGCTGCTTGGAGTGGAAAAAAGAAATGTCCATgaatctttctaaaaataaatattttgataattttttttttttaattataaatttgcattttGTCTGTGGTAAATTGCCTTAAtccatttttgaattttttttttttaagtgatgtTTTTCTTACAGATGAGTTTGGTTGATGGCTTGACTCATGAGAATATTCCTTCAGAATTTCATGATACTTATGAGCAATGTAGAATTTTGCCAtggtattgtttataataaaatctatatatatatatatatatatatgtattttgtgtcgACTACTTTTGCTTTACTATATTTTATGCAAAGGTACTCCTTTCAACCCATCAACTTGATCTTTTAAATGGAAGAGAATATGCTTTTTCAGCACCCTGTATACCTGCTAAATGTTTCTGAAATTGATAAAGTTCACGCAGTTGATATTTTTCCCAAAACACTACTTtagttatattttcttcattcttattCTTCAAAACTTGTACAAGTGAAAAAACAGATGTTTCGTCATTTTCAGTGATGCATTGTATTGCGGTGGGCGTTTCTGTAGATGGCAACAAATAATCAGTACTTATTGTGGCTAAAACTTCTCCTTTCTGGAAATGTGGATGGGTAGAGTCAAGATTAATGATGCCAATATCACCTAGATTTCTTCCTACCCAAAGAGTATTATCTATAATGGCTATTGAAGTGATGCAACATATTGGATTTTCATGAGTATTGTCTTTGTCTTCATTTTCAAAACTCAGGTTCATGCTCATCTTCAGTGATTTGCTCAACGATTTTCGTGATGTTTGCTGCTGTTGTACAATTCTTCTTCCCAGTGTGAAAATTCCAACATAGTATACTGCTATTAAAGAATATGTGCAGGCATTGTACTCTAAGATGGAAGCTAAGCCTTCCAAATAATGAAAGActctttgttctttgttgttttcacTATATTTAAGGTCCATTATTTTTGATGCTTTGTCAGTAACTTGCGAACTGAATGAACATTTGATTTTCCTTGTGTCAATTGAAATTATGCTGATCTGTgtaccacatccaacccataGTTCAGAATAGTTTGGCAAATTGACCAGTAGCATGCTGGTTATTGGAGTTGAAGTACCCAGTTGAATAGCCTCGACTCCTTTCCAGTACTGTACCTTTCTGGGATTTAACTCTTGTCTCTGAATATGCAGGATGCCATTATTTGTGCCTATATAGATTTCCTTCAGCTTTGGCTGgtaatagagaaaaagaaaatattaagttaCAAGTAATGATTTTATTAAGTTCCAATCCAAACACCTGTAACaacattatttttatgttcaaaccccCAAAGACAATACAAGGTTTAGATGATGTCCACTAAGAATACTTGGTTCTCTAATGGccttcttttcaaaatttcaaagaatcaataacaattattatcataggtacagatgtggctgtgtggtcaacaagtttgcttcacagccatatggtttcaggtcttgtttccattgcatggcactttgagtgtcttttactgtaacctAAGACTGACCAGAGCCTTATGAGTGTATCTGGTAGAAGTAAACTGAAATAAACCCATCAtgcatttgtgtctccttgtcttgagatTGTATGAcatttgtaaatgagtgtcagtgTCATTCcttgccaatgttctgcaaaaacatggaataataataatgccttgcttggaaataggtgaaaaTGAGTTATGAAGGAGGCACTATAGAGAATGTGGACTGCAGAAATTTTATCACTGCTTTATTGTAGGGTTTTATATACAAGGTGTGTTCAAAAAGTAACTCACTTGGTTTTCCTGCCAAAATTAATGCCacatgggcaaaatcctttggatgGGAGATGATGCCCACCCTTCCTGCACATGTGTGAAAATTTTTGCACTGGTAGGCCACATCACTTCTCAGCcgttatgcctagagtacagaCGTGTAGTGCATGCTTGTCGGATTTTCATTTTATCCTACAAGATAACTGAACTATTGACAAACTTCACTACTGTCATgaaaaaagtatccagtacacattgtaaagtggttggcagtagAAAGGGCATcgaaccatagaaaccatgccaaaataggtAGTAAAGCATGATGCATCCATCAAAACCTGTTGGATCCAGTCAAACTTCCAATCTGTGCCAGCAGAGAGCATGGtcatttaatgatgataatgtagaaGAGTTTAGTGAACAGTAAATTTGTTGGTGAATGGTATGTTATGACACCATTCTTTCAACAACTAGTCAGAGTTACAACTATCAGAAACTTGTATTCATGTTTTTCCATGGATTCCCATGACCCCACTGTTGCCATCCGATtccattatgaatttgaattgagagcTTCAGTCTCAGCGAATCGTTCACTGGCCAACTACACAACCATAGACTTCACTCCTATGGATGTGTTGCAGTTACTCTTTTGATTGAGCTTGGTGAATCTGACCATtagatcttctaggattcctctgcTCAACATCAATGTTAAGAAGCACCATTGGCTCAGCTGAGTTCTTCACAATCTGCCATGCTGCAGTGCCTTGACTTCACCATATCCCTGGCAGACTGGTTGAGTGGGTACTATGCTTTGCCAAAGGGCAGCCTGTAACTATGCATTATTTAATGCAATAATAATGGGTGCATCATAGGGGAAGACTTTATAAATTTCCTCGAAGAATATTATTCTTTAAGCTGTTGCTTATCGTTTGATGATTCATCATTAGGCTACAGTAGTTCTTATCCACCATCTATCCAACAACaactttagttatattttttaatttaataccTCTACCACTCATGGACAAATTTATAAAATCTAAAACAGtgcagcacccatgactttcagaaatatttttcacattcATAATTGGGGAGTATAGAATAAACTGCCCATGACTGAAGTTGccatgcagtttgcaagactaagatccccCTCGACTAAGCGGGGTTGTTGTAGATAAGGAAGTAGCTTTATCCAAGAAGATGAagagttaaagtatgagagaagggaccAGATCAGGTTTCTTGCCCTTAACTGTCACCAGCCttcacccgtttccaagcaaggtaatattttcctgtgGACACAGGGTACTGAAGAtgaatgacagtgacacttgtttacaactatcacttgACAGCAtggtaaacaaacatacacatatacatttacacacaatgagcttctttcagttccatctaccaaatccactcacaaggcttaggtcagttcagggctacagtaaaagacactttcacgaggtgccacgcagtgggattgaaaccaaaaTCATGTGGATGGAATgcgaacttctcaaccacataactAAATGCTAAATTAActacaacaaaattatttttatttaaacctactaaattcttgattttttaaaaacttaaatgAAACAGATATGTGATGTACAGGATGTTCCAGAATTAATTATTTCAGTGAAATctggcaatttaaaaaaaaaaactcacttttatttatgtttatcatgtttaagtatatgttaaaaatgtataaattttaaattttatttataattttattttcattcctgttggatccCACTTATCTGTCCACAACAGCTTTTTTATAATTTGGCTgtaatcattttcttttcctccatCCTCAGGATGGAGCAATAGTTTAGCTGAACTTAAAGAACGCATTCATTCAGTGGTGCAGGAGACAACTCCTGAAATGCCTCAAAATGTaaggatagatttgaaatttgaagGAGTTTTGGCATAAGatttttaaatctatttgttttggtatcataatcaaataataaacataaaattctgtcaattttttttaaagtttgctcaatttcattgaaatagttaaTTCTGAAACACCCTGCATCTCATTGGAAATACAATCATGAAAGGGCTAAAACTCACATTTGAAATCATAAAGACAGGTACTTCTGAAATGCTGAAAACAGGCAGTATACGTAGATTACTCATTTCATTGACAATCATTCCTATTTCTCCACTCTGAAAAATAAAGCAGGTTATTAAAGGGGCTTTGAATTAGAATAACATGTCAAATGCATTCTAATTTAAAAGGGAAGACAGTTAGTagaatagtcatcatcatttaacatctgttgtccatgctgacatgggttagatggtttgaccagggctggtaagctgaaggactgcaccagacttcagtctgatttggcatggttttctacagctggatgcctttcctaatgctgtgagagtgtaatgagtgcttttatgtgccaacaccacgggtgccatttgtgtgacatcagtatctgccacaactacaattttgcttggcttgatgggtcttctgaagcacaacaatgccaaaggtctcagtcattgcctccatgaggcccaatgctcaaaaggaactcagccactttgactctgtgaggcccaatgctcgaacggtgctctttacatgccaccagcatggatgccaattatgtgacaccaacatcagccatgactacgatttcacttggcttgatgggtcttctcaagcacagcatatcaccaaaggtctcagtcactagtcattgcttctatGAAGCttaaagtttgaagatcatgcttcaccacttcatcccatgtcagTGTAATGTAATTAATCAATTGGCTATTTGATGagtgttttgtgtatttgtgtgtgcacacacatatggacgtgtgtatatgtttgagtatgcatatgagcatgtgtatgtgtgaggctaaagtatgtgtgtgtgcacatgcacacatgcatgtgcaaacGCTTGTGTTTAGCAGTTGACATGTTGACAACTGGGTTTAGTGGTATAAGCTATATTGTTGTTTGTCCCcaccaggtcagtcctgattgaacCAACCCATGATCAAAGATACTCCAGCCATTATCCCCTCCCATCTCATTTTTGTATTCAGACATATTAAAGCAATTATATTATCCATTGGGTTGatctcatttttaaaatttaaaaaaaaaggtgtgtgGTTTGAAAGAGATTTTATTGCTGTTTCCAGAAGGTTAGCACAGCAAAATCATCAAAAAGCTTActtgccttttctcttttctgttgttTAAAAGTATTGTAACCACTTACCTTTGCCCCAATGTAAACCTCATTCTTGATACTGGTACTGCATGTCACTTGGAAACCAGCACTAGAAACTGAGTGAAGATGGCTCTGTGTGTGGCAATCTAAAATATGATAGACCCTTTTAGATTCAACGCCTTCCCACAGCCAGAAAAATGAACGGCcctaaaataatgagaaaaatgatagtaataatatagAGATACACCAAAAACACTCCACAAATCATCCTCATCAATATTATAACGGTGATGAACCTAACAATATCTTTCGTGTTTAGttacacatttttacatttccagttcATGTCAGGGTGAACTCtaactttcatccttctagggttgatctctctttcgctctctctctctctcctctcacattCTTTTTCATCTTCACGGGCCATGAGCAAGGAAATAGTCTTATGACAGTCAGTTGAAGGAAGaatcaacagaggaagaaaacatcTAAGCTATGTGGACAACTTGCTTCAGGACAGTGGAATgatgaatattaatgaaataagaaCATGCATGAGGGGGAGGCCATGATGGTTGGCATGCTCGTGTGAAATCAGTGAAGCATTTGGGAGAATGgccaaactggaaaaaaaaagtgttgacAAAAAATACCAGGATGATGAGTTGGTAAAAGTGTAAGAATGTCAGACTagatactttgcagtatttgtttcagatctttgtgttctaagttcaaatccagctgaggtcaTCTTCTGCTTCTCAACTTTCTAGGGACAATAGTATAAAGTACTACTCTAGGGCCATGAACTTGCAGAATTGGTAAAGCATTGGACAGAAGTCATTGCTGTATATGTTCCAGCTCTTTTTGGGGCTCAAATCCTACCATGGCTTATTTAGATACTAGACTGACTTTATCACCCAATATAACATTACagcctggcaccttgggtaagttaaGCAGAGTTCACTCTATTGCAAGTATTTGAACCAGGTTCAgatctctggtttgaggataccttccttCCACTATTCTCAGAGGCCCATGATGAGACATGAACACTGTCCTCTCTCCAGACTAatagatgaaaaaatattttcaaactttccATTAGTTGCTGGTTATTTcacaaatttaaaaaacaaaaattgagaatGGGTCTGATACTGGCCAATCAGCTGAAGGACCAATACCTTTATAGTTTGTATCTAGCCACTGA
This DNA window, taken from Octopus bimaculoides isolate UCB-OBI-ISO-001 chromosome 9, ASM119413v2, whole genome shotgun sequence, encodes the following:
- the LOC106871390 gene encoding leucine-rich repeat serine/threonine-protein kinase 2; this translates as MLGNIKLEIQNVMNDFFPGLNQSEFIQSYALCPKCYIWNENMKDNILKTADHFYMEHCAFALATKSAVHCKNAGVIPNEDIVPDLMLIHIPKKFHIDSKIVRQSSYIASGTSGSVYAGKYCGVDVAIKYFGSSVKFKPSDKCSQTSKSEFDKNVIDQEDFSLYSDSYFQGKSALCNLQEMQHEVTLLSNLNHPCIISMFGFSISPMCMLMELAPLRSLRHVINSQLKKHKGETILFPKLLCYRILFQVARGLSYLHRKHIIYGDLKSDNILTWTLSLDADVNVKLSDYNFSQYATPKGLKKMLGTPGYQAPEILQRYSFDNCVDIYSWSIVAYEILTGCRPFEKLNFVSEIAAAVLDNKRPMIKGRSFFWLWEGVESKRVYHILDCHTQSHLHSVSSAGFQVTCSTSIKNEVYIGAKSGEIGMIVNEMSNLRILPVFSISEVPVFMISNPKLKEIYIGTNNGILHIQRQELNPRKVQYWKGVEAIQLGTSTPITSMLLVNLPNYSELWVGCGTQISIISIDTRKIKCSFSSQVTDKASKIMDLKYSENNKEQRVFHYLEGLASILEYNACTYSLIAVYYVGIFTLGRRIVQQQQTSRKSLSKSLKMSMNLSFENEDKDNTHENPICCITSIAIIDNTLWVGRNLGDIGIINLDSTHPHFQKGEVLATISTDYLLPSTETPTAIQCITENDETSVFSLVQVLKNKNEENITKVVFWEKYQLRELYQFQKHLAGIQGAEKAYSLPFKRSS